The genomic segment AAGCGTCTCGGGCTGCGCTCGCGCCCGGCGTTCTTCGAGATGATTCAAGGGCCGAACGACGAGGAAGAAGACGGCAGCCCCGATCAGGATGAATGAGATGACGGCGTTGATGACGAGTCCGTACTGGAATCTACTGCCGCTGATCACGAAGCTAAGTTCTTCGAAGTTCGTCTTCCCGGGGATCGTCGTGAGCGGGGTAAGCAGGTTCGTGACAACCGAATTCACGACCGCCCCGAACGCGGCGCC from the Actinomycetota bacterium genome contains:
- the mscL gene encoding large conductance mechanosensitive channel protein MscL codes for the protein MLKEFKSFILRGNAVDLAIGVVIGAAFGAVVNSVVTNLLTPLTTIPGKTNFEELSFVISGSRFQYGLVINAVISFILIGAAVFFLVVRPLNHLEERRARAQPETLPTTRPCPECLSEIPRDARRCAHCTSEVGAAA